A region of Granulicella aggregans DNA encodes the following proteins:
- the fliG gene encoding flagellar motor switch protein FliG, protein MTEEMEQLEAPGENQLMLAAESGFSPADLPGIRKAAILMIAIGDELGKKLMQNLGEDEVSRLTDEITQLDSVSPELLTQVLTEFYGLLETQHYVVRGGQDYALKLLTEAFGDARAATMLAQVKGLQERSAGDLAMLQKMDPQQLSKFLESEHPQTVALVLAHLDAKRGAVVLMHLEDKQRVQVVQRLAEMRQFSPEMAQKVALVLSRKMKALGASTGRRSYAGFKAVADLLNGLDQVASKGILDEIEQKKPKLAISIRELMFTFDDLLTVPSASIRELVAAADKKVLGVALKGTKDNLKAHVFAAMSSRAVEMMKEDMEIMGPVRMKDVSAAQLEVLNLARKLEAEGKIVLKLEADDAITV, encoded by the coding sequence ATGACGGAAGAGATGGAACAACTGGAGGCTCCGGGAGAAAACCAGCTGATGCTGGCGGCTGAGTCGGGGTTCAGCCCGGCCGATCTTCCGGGGATACGCAAGGCAGCGATCCTGATGATCGCGATCGGCGATGAGCTGGGTAAGAAGCTGATGCAGAACCTGGGCGAGGACGAGGTCTCACGCCTGACCGATGAGATCACGCAGTTGGATTCGGTCTCGCCGGAGCTGTTGACGCAGGTGTTGACGGAGTTTTATGGGCTGCTGGAGACGCAGCACTATGTGGTCCGTGGTGGACAGGATTACGCTCTGAAGCTGTTGACCGAAGCCTTTGGCGATGCACGAGCGGCGACGATGCTGGCGCAGGTAAAGGGTCTGCAGGAGCGGTCGGCTGGCGACCTGGCGATGCTGCAGAAGATGGACCCACAGCAGCTCAGCAAGTTTCTTGAGAGCGAGCATCCGCAGACGGTTGCCCTGGTTCTGGCGCACCTTGATGCGAAGCGCGGCGCGGTAGTGCTGATGCATCTTGAAGACAAGCAGCGGGTGCAGGTGGTGCAGCGGTTGGCGGAGATGCGGCAGTTCTCGCCGGAGATGGCGCAGAAGGTCGCGCTGGTGCTCTCGCGCAAGATGAAGGCGCTGGGTGCGTCCACCGGACGGCGCAGCTATGCGGGCTTCAAGGCGGTCGCCGATCTGCTCAACGGCCTCGATCAGGTCGCGAGCAAAGGCATCCTGGATGAGATCGAGCAGAAGAAGCCAAAGCTGGCCATCAGTATTCGCGAGCTGATGTTTACCTTCGACGATCTGCTGACGGTGCCTTCGGCCAGCATAAGGGAGCTGGTCGCAGCTGCGGACAAGAAGGTGCTGGGCGTGGCGTTGAAGGGTACGAAGGACAACTTGAAGGCGCATGTCTTCGCTGCGATGAGCTCACGCGCCGTCGAGATGATGAAGGAGGACATGGAGATCATGGGACCGGTGCGAATGAAGGACGTGTCTGCCGCGCAGCTTGAGGTGCTGAACCTCGCACGGAAGCTCGAGGCCGAAGGCAAGATTGTGTTGAAGCTGGAGGCCGACGATGCCATCACCGTCTAG
- the fliF gene encoding flagellar basal-body MS-ring/collar protein FliF — translation MAEQAEAIKTIDGKAAPKGASLPMQEMAENLRNRMMAMPAGRRNWLLASVLFLLGAIGVMIWYAGRPDWRVLFSGMESRDSQQVAQELSAAGLTYRMTADGSSVEVPADTIDKARIEVAAKGMPQSGRMGFELFDKPNWVGSEFDERVNYQRALEGELEHTIQTLGVVRSARVHLVLPQPSLFSAQEKVAKASVVLKLKRSNVDAAEADSIRSLVAGAVDNLSPADVVLVDADGRVNLKPQSASMEADDVEQALEAKLVSLLEPLAGRDNVRATVRVSYDQSSEEKTDEVYDPTQVAATNMQRSEQSSTAPTKASGVPGTASNTPAGAANGAVQGSPAATPTTPPLLQKDAPVYPQGSAQGQTVKQESGTYAVSKHTTHLEMGPGRVGRITAAVLVNDRLATEGAGKSLKTVWKPRTPDEIHRLEELAQAAVGYDQKRGDQVVIQNMSFDSNSPEAPAPILDRVSDGAKGFLRTQPNLIKTLVLGLCGVLLVMFVLRPVARQAIETMKEPVMLADGSGPHHEAEGIDHHHLEMVDHEEALGSGGMDEMDEQPEMMPQRQMSAPVHHAPAPVQRRGKTSAQAIFDSVAEHIREDSMQSTRVLQSWIAPAEKAEG, via the coding sequence GTGGCGGAGCAAGCTGAGGCGATAAAGACCATTGATGGCAAGGCGGCTCCGAAGGGAGCGTCTCTCCCGATGCAGGAGATGGCTGAGAACCTCCGCAACCGGATGATGGCGATGCCTGCCGGAAGACGCAACTGGCTGCTGGCTTCCGTTCTGTTCCTGTTGGGCGCGATTGGGGTGATGATCTGGTATGCGGGGCGACCGGACTGGCGGGTCTTGTTTAGCGGGATGGAGTCGCGAGACTCGCAGCAGGTGGCGCAGGAGCTCTCCGCTGCGGGATTGACGTACCGGATGACCGCGGATGGGAGCAGCGTGGAAGTGCCTGCGGACACCATCGACAAGGCGCGAATTGAGGTGGCGGCGAAGGGGATGCCGCAGTCCGGACGGATGGGCTTTGAGTTGTTCGATAAGCCGAACTGGGTGGGCAGCGAGTTCGATGAGCGGGTGAACTATCAGCGGGCGCTTGAGGGTGAGCTTGAGCACACGATCCAGACGCTGGGTGTGGTGCGGTCAGCGCGGGTGCATCTGGTGCTGCCGCAACCGAGTTTGTTCTCCGCGCAGGAGAAGGTGGCGAAGGCGTCGGTGGTGCTGAAGCTGAAGCGGTCGAATGTGGATGCGGCCGAGGCGGACTCGATACGCAGCCTGGTTGCGGGGGCGGTGGACAATCTGAGTCCGGCGGATGTGGTGCTGGTCGATGCGGATGGGCGGGTGAACCTGAAGCCGCAGTCGGCGAGCATGGAGGCCGACGACGTGGAGCAGGCGCTGGAGGCGAAGCTGGTGAGCCTGCTTGAACCGCTGGCGGGGCGCGACAACGTTCGGGCGACGGTGCGGGTGAGCTATGACCAGTCGAGCGAAGAGAAGACCGATGAGGTCTACGACCCGACGCAGGTTGCGGCTACAAATATGCAGCGCAGCGAGCAGAGTTCAACGGCTCCAACGAAGGCCTCAGGTGTACCGGGGACGGCCAGCAACACTCCCGCGGGCGCAGCCAATGGCGCGGTGCAGGGATCGCCGGCAGCGACGCCGACGACGCCTCCGCTGCTGCAGAAGGACGCGCCAGTGTATCCGCAGGGATCGGCGCAGGGACAGACGGTGAAGCAGGAGAGCGGTACCTACGCGGTGTCGAAACATACGACGCATCTGGAGATGGGGCCGGGACGAGTTGGCAGGATCACAGCGGCGGTATTGGTGAACGACCGGCTGGCCACGGAAGGGGCGGGAAAGTCGCTGAAGACGGTATGGAAGCCGCGCACGCCGGACGAGATTCACAGGCTGGAAGAACTGGCGCAGGCGGCGGTGGGTTACGACCAGAAGCGCGGCGACCAGGTGGTGATTCAGAACATGAGCTTTGACAGTAACTCGCCCGAGGCTCCGGCGCCGATTCTTGACCGTGTGAGCGATGGAGCGAAGGGATTTCTGCGGACGCAGCCGAACCTGATCAAGACGCTCGTCCTTGGACTATGCGGTGTGCTGCTGGTGATGTTCGTGCTGCGGCCGGTTGCGCGGCAAGCGATCGAGACGATGAAGGAACCGGTGATGCTGGCGGATGGATCGGGACCGCATCACGAGGCGGAGGGCATCGATCACCATCACCTGGAGATGGTGGACCACGAAGAGGCGCTGGGGAGTGGCGGAATGGATGAGATGGACGAACAGCCTGAGATGATGCCGCAACGTCAGATGTCCGCGCCGGTACACCATGCGCCCGCACCGGTCCAGAGACGCGGCAAGACCTCGGCGCAGGCGATCTTCGACAGCGTCGCGGAGCACATCCGCGAGGATTCCATGCAGAGCACGCGGGTGTTGCAGAGCTGGATCGCACCAGCGGAGAAAGCTGAAGGATAA
- the fliE gene encoding flagellar hook-basal body complex protein FliE has product MNIAERVAGAAGAVSGAGIGAGVTGAGLKDSSVNVPGATPFAGLVQSIVNQSRDLGKQAETAVNGLLSGQGVEVHDVMIASQKASVAFELALQVRNKAVSAYQQMMGMQF; this is encoded by the coding sequence ATGAACATAGCAGAGAGAGTTGCCGGAGCTGCAGGAGCGGTGAGTGGAGCTGGGATAGGGGCTGGCGTAACGGGAGCTGGGCTGAAGGATTCGTCGGTGAATGTGCCTGGAGCGACGCCGTTTGCAGGGCTGGTGCAGTCGATCGTGAACCAGTCGCGGGATCTGGGCAAACAGGCAGAGACTGCGGTCAATGGGCTGCTGAGTGGGCAGGGCGTGGAGGTGCATGACGTCATGATCGCCTCCCAGAAGGCGAGCGTCGCGTTCGAACTGGCGCTGCAGGTGAGGAACAAGGCGGTCTCGGCGTATCAGCAGATGATGGGGATGCAGTTCTAG
- the flgC gene encoding flagellar basal body rod protein FlgC — MNLFGALDVSASALQAQRVRAEVVAANMANAETTRTEDGVPYQRQHVVFEAEESNAFQDSLIAQAGLPSTSSLSSQFGPGGKIRSASFLSAMPGSVNAASTVPGGVAVTGVIRDTSDPLKRYEPGHPDADADGFVSYPDINPLTEMVDLMGATRSYGMNVSAVQAEKSMISSSLDILR, encoded by the coding sequence ATGAATCTGTTCGGGGCATTGGATGTGAGCGCTTCGGCGCTGCAGGCGCAACGGGTGAGGGCCGAGGTGGTGGCTGCCAACATGGCGAACGCGGAGACCACCAGGACAGAGGATGGCGTGCCGTATCAGCGGCAGCATGTGGTCTTCGAGGCCGAGGAGAGCAATGCGTTTCAGGATTCGCTGATCGCGCAGGCGGGGCTGCCATCCACTTCTTCGCTCTCCAGCCAGTTTGGGCCTGGAGGAAAGATTCGCAGCGCGAGCTTCCTGAGTGCGATGCCGGGGAGCGTGAATGCGGCGAGTACGGTTCCGGGGGGCGTCGCCGTTACCGGCGTGATTCGCGACACGAGCGATCCGCTGAAGAGGTACGAGCCGGGGCATCCCGACGCGGACGCGGATGGATTTGTGTCGTATCCGGACATCAATCCGCTGACCGAGATGGTGGACCTGATGGGAGCGACGAGGTCTTACGGGATGAATGTTTCGGCGGTGCAGGCGGAGAAGTCGATGATCTCTTCGTCGCTCGACATTCTCAGATAG
- the flgB gene encoding flagellar basal body rod protein FlgB has translation MQLSTPISEALGRFLDLASDQMKLTAANMANVDTPGYKTEGFDFEQEFARQLNANPMSLGANGLGAVDPQISVVNGLVARPDGNNVSMDREGLELAKAQLRFRLGVQLVKGEFSQILSAIHASDGK, from the coding sequence ATGCAACTAAGCACACCCATAAGCGAGGCGCTGGGGCGCTTTCTGGATCTTGCCAGCGACCAGATGAAGCTGACTGCGGCGAACATGGCGAACGTCGATACGCCGGGTTACAAGACCGAGGGGTTCGACTTTGAGCAGGAGTTTGCGCGGCAGTTGAATGCGAATCCGATGTCGCTTGGGGCGAACGGGCTGGGAGCAGTCGATCCGCAGATCAGCGTGGTGAATGGACTGGTTGCGAGGCCTGACGGAAATAACGTCTCGATGGATCGCGAGGGGCTGGAGCTGGCGAAGGCGCAGCTGCGGTTTCGGCTTGGCGTGCAACTGGTAAAGGGCGAGTTCTCGCAGATATTGAGTGCGATTCATGCCTCGGATGGCAAGTAA
- a CDS encoding alpha/beta hydrolase produces MTINRFLPLLYLAVTLSTTAAQQVTLPIWSHGAPETTPGQGPEKDIDLPTDALIAGKKIIRLTNVSEPTVAVYRAHGTSNAPAVLVLPGGGYQILAYDLEGTEVCSWLNSIHVTCVLLKYRVPYNGHYPERTEDLEDAQQAMRLTRQHAAEWGIDPKRLGVLGFSAGGHLAVVLSNHFDFTPDAAKSATLKQHGALDAAISARPDFAFILYPGYLVHWPDKSTIAPEAVPNAATPPTFILQAEDDPVHEENALVYFQTLKEGNIPAELHLYAKGGHGYGLRPTELPITHWPQLAETWLRTIKILAPK; encoded by the coding sequence GTGACGATCAACCGCTTCCTCCCACTCCTCTACCTTGCCGTTACCCTCTCGACAACGGCCGCGCAGCAGGTGACCCTCCCAATCTGGTCACACGGCGCGCCCGAGACCACACCCGGCCAGGGCCCGGAGAAAGACATCGATCTCCCCACCGACGCTCTCATCGCCGGCAAGAAGATCATTCGGCTAACGAACGTTAGCGAACCCACCGTCGCCGTCTATAGAGCCCACGGCACCTCCAACGCTCCAGCCGTCCTAGTCCTTCCCGGCGGCGGATACCAGATCCTCGCCTACGACCTCGAAGGCACCGAGGTCTGCTCCTGGCTCAACTCCATCCACGTCACCTGCGTTCTGCTCAAGTACCGCGTCCCGTACAACGGCCACTATCCCGAACGCACCGAAGACCTCGAAGACGCGCAGCAGGCCATGCGCCTCACCCGCCAGCACGCCGCCGAGTGGGGCATCGATCCCAAACGCCTCGGCGTCCTCGGCTTCTCCGCCGGTGGCCACCTCGCCGTAGTCCTCAGCAATCACTTCGACTTCACTCCCGACGCGGCAAAGTCCGCCACGCTAAAGCAGCACGGCGCGCTTGACGCCGCGATCAGCGCCCGCCCCGACTTCGCCTTCATCCTCTATCCCGGCTACCTCGTCCACTGGCCCGATAAGTCAACCATCGCCCCCGAAGCCGTCCCCAACGCCGCCACCCCGCCCACCTTCATCCTCCAGGCCGAAGACGATCCCGTCCACGAAGAGAACGCCCTCGTCTACTTCCAGACTTTGAAGGAGGGCAATATCCCCGCCGAACTCCACCTCTACGCCAAGGGCGGCCACGGCTACGGTCTCCGCCCCACCGAACTCCCCATCACCCACTGGCCCCAACTCGCTGAGACCTGGCTCCGCACCATCAAAATCCTCGCCCCGAAGTAA
- a CDS encoding Gfo/Idh/MocA family protein, with the protein MRKLFGLGIFLIASVVSGASQTATPPSTEVMKVGIVGLVHGHVESFLGGGNLNPAGSILKRPDTELVGVVEPDGALFDKYAQKYHLSPSLHFKSIAEMVSHAHPKAVLVFTPPSQHRRIVEESAALGVHVLMEKPLAFTYADALAMQGAAEKGHIHVLVDYETAWYTSNTEAVNLLQKGALGPIVKAVMRDGHEGPAKIHVQPEFLSWLIDPAQDGDGALTDFGCYGPNLMTWMMHGEAPISVTAVTKRLQPELYPKVSDEAEILLNYPHATAIVEGSWNWPFAVKQMDVYGATGYAKTIDSDRLDVRKRGDASPMSIHGAPLVAPYDDPLHYMEAVISGQIEEKADLSSLKNNVIVAEILDAARRSAESGKTVKLPLDK; encoded by the coding sequence TGGGCTGGTGCATGGTCACGTGGAGAGCTTTCTGGGGGGAGGGAATCTCAATCCTGCGGGAAGCATTCTGAAGCGGCCCGATACTGAGCTTGTCGGAGTCGTGGAGCCCGATGGCGCGCTCTTTGATAAGTACGCACAGAAGTATCACCTCTCGCCATCGCTTCACTTCAAGAGCATCGCGGAGATGGTGAGCCATGCGCATCCGAAGGCTGTGCTGGTGTTTACGCCGCCGAGCCAGCATCGCCGGATCGTGGAGGAGAGCGCCGCGCTTGGTGTGCATGTGCTGATGGAGAAGCCGCTGGCCTTCACCTACGCCGATGCGCTTGCGATGCAGGGAGCGGCGGAGAAGGGGCACATCCATGTGCTGGTGGACTACGAGACGGCCTGGTATACGAGCAACACCGAGGCGGTGAACCTTTTGCAGAAGGGTGCGCTGGGGCCGATCGTGAAGGCGGTGATGCGCGATGGGCATGAGGGGCCAGCGAAGATCCATGTGCAGCCTGAGTTTCTTTCGTGGCTGATCGATCCGGCGCAGGATGGAGATGGGGCGCTGACGGACTTTGGATGCTATGGGCCGAATCTGATGACGTGGATGATGCATGGCGAGGCGCCGATCTCAGTCACGGCGGTGACGAAGCGGCTTCAGCCGGAGCTTTATCCGAAGGTGTCGGATGAGGCCGAGATACTCTTGAACTATCCTCATGCGACGGCGATTGTGGAGGGCTCGTGGAACTGGCCGTTCGCGGTGAAGCAGATGGATGTGTACGGCGCGACCGGGTATGCGAAGACGATCGACTCTGACCGGCTGGATGTGAGGAAGAGGGGCGATGCTTCGCCGATGTCGATACATGGTGCGCCGCTGGTCGCGCCTTATGACGATCCGCTGCACTATATGGAGGCGGTGATCAGCGGGCAGATCGAGGAGAAGGCTGATCTTTCTTCGTTGAAGAATAATGTGATTGTGGCGGAGATTCTGGATGCGGCGCGGCGGTCGGCGGAGAGTGGGAAGACGGTGAAGCTGCCGCTGGATAAATAG